A section of the Streptomyces sp. NBC_01591 genome encodes:
- a CDS encoding SDR family oxidoreductase yields MSNKLLNSDAKTAVVTGAGSGIGRAVALALTGAGWSVVLAGRRPEPLAETAVLAGENARVITVPADVSRPDDVAALFSSVRECFGRLDLLFNNAGTFGPRSVPVEDLSVADWRSVVDVNVTGAFLCAQAAYRLMKEQDPQGGRIINNGSISAHAPRPHSVAYTTTKHAMTGLTKSLSLDGRPYRIACGQIDIGNAATDMTEQMRTGVLQANGELAVEPVMAAADVARTVLHMAELPLEANMQFATVLATAMPYVGRG; encoded by the coding sequence ATGAGCAACAAACTGTTGAATTCCGATGCGAAGACGGCGGTCGTGACGGGCGCGGGCTCCGGGATCGGCCGCGCGGTGGCGCTCGCCCTGACCGGCGCCGGCTGGTCGGTGGTGCTCGCGGGCCGACGGCCCGAACCCCTCGCCGAAACGGCCGTGCTGGCCGGGGAGAACGCCCGGGTGATCACCGTCCCCGCCGATGTGTCACGCCCCGATGACGTGGCCGCGCTCTTCTCCTCGGTACGGGAGTGCTTCGGCCGCCTCGATCTGCTCTTCAACAACGCCGGTACGTTCGGCCCGCGTTCCGTCCCCGTGGAGGACCTCTCGGTGGCGGACTGGCGCTCGGTGGTGGACGTGAACGTGACGGGCGCGTTCCTGTGCGCGCAGGCGGCGTACCGGCTGATGAAGGAACAGGACCCGCAGGGCGGCCGGATCATCAACAACGGCTCGATCTCCGCCCATGCGCCGCGCCCCCACTCGGTCGCCTACACCACGACCAAGCACGCCATGACGGGACTGACGAAGTCGCTTTCGCTGGACGGGCGTCCGTACCGGATCGCCTGCGGGCAGATCGACATCGGCAACGCGGCCACGGACATGACCGAACAGATGCGGACCGGCGTCCTCCAGGCCAACGGCGAACTCGCGGTCGAGCCGGTGATGGCAGCGGCGGACGTGGCCCGGACCGTACTGCACATGGCGGAGCTGCCGCTGGAGGCGAACATGCAGTTCGCGACGGTCCTGGCCACGGCGATGCCGTACGTGGGGCGCGGCTGA
- a CDS encoding MazG-like family protein, whose product MDQQSAHGHEDQDHDTWTTIDELHNWLEAETGIPPEQDLLLRMLKLSEEVGEVAQAVIGATGQNPRKGATHSWQDVEAELCDVIVTAMVALRTLTPDAAAVFDRHVRRVAARPRSPLGPSRQTPGATPRRRIPGRGGAATGG is encoded by the coding sequence ATGGACCAGCAGAGCGCCCACGGCCACGAGGACCAGGACCACGACACCTGGACGACGATCGACGAGTTGCACAACTGGCTCGAAGCGGAGACCGGCATCCCGCCCGAGCAGGATCTGCTGCTGCGGATGCTGAAGCTGTCGGAGGAGGTGGGCGAGGTCGCCCAGGCCGTCATCGGGGCCACCGGCCAGAACCCGCGCAAGGGTGCCACCCATTCCTGGCAGGACGTGGAGGCCGAACTCTGCGACGTCATCGTGACGGCGATGGTCGCCCTCCGCACCCTCACCCCCGACGCCGCTGCCGTCTTCGACAGGCATGTGCGCCGCGTCGCGGCACGTCCGCGGTCCCCGCTCGGCCCGTCGCGGCAGACCCCCGGCGCCACGCCCCGACGAAGAATCCCGGGGCGTGGCGGGGCGGCAACAGGTGGCTGA
- a CDS encoding VOC family protein, whose protein sequence is MSVRRIVPNIRTAEGPAGEGPVGEGMERSAEFYGRLGLQEVMNHGWIMTLASASHPTAQLSIMGADATAPVTPDLSIEVEDVDAAHTAMRESGAEIVYPLSDEEWGVRRFFVRDPNGRVVNVLGHR, encoded by the coding sequence ATGTCCGTCCGCAGAATCGTCCCCAACATCCGGACCGCCGAAGGCCCCGCCGGCGAAGGCCCCGTCGGCGAAGGGATGGAGCGGAGCGCGGAGTTCTACGGTCGGCTGGGCCTCCAGGAGGTCATGAACCACGGCTGGATCATGACGCTCGCCTCCGCGTCCCACCCCACGGCCCAGCTCAGCATCATGGGGGCCGACGCGACCGCCCCGGTCACACCGGACCTGAGCATCGAGGTGGAGGACGTGGACGCGGCCCACACGGCCATGCGGGAGAGCGGCGCAGAGATCGTGTACCCGTTGTCCGACGAGGAGTGGGGTGTACGCCGCTTCTTCGTCCGCGACCCGAACGGCCGGGTCGTCAACGTACTGGGCCACCGCTGA
- a CDS encoding glycosyltransferase family 2 protein, with product MSQPRIAVSIVTMGDRPQQVEALLASVAGQDVRPARLVVVGNGSPLPDFGAFPGLSDLSGGVTTIELDENLGCPGGRNVALSKLAEFGDVDVVIELDDDGLLVDNGVFRKVQELFAADPRLGIVGFRIADEHGETQRRHVPRLRAADPMRRGPVTAFLGGGHALSMEMLARTGPWPAEFFFTHEETDLSWRALDAGWKILYEPDLLLQHPKTSPARHSVYYRMTARNRVWLARRNLPLPLVPAYLGTWTLLTVARTRSATGLRAWAGGFAEGVRTPCGRRQPMRWRTVWQMTKLGRPPVI from the coding sequence GTGTCCCAACCGCGCATCGCCGTATCCATCGTCACCATGGGCGACCGCCCGCAGCAGGTCGAGGCCCTGCTGGCCTCGGTGGCCGGGCAGGACGTCCGTCCGGCCCGCCTCGTCGTCGTGGGCAACGGATCGCCCCTCCCGGACTTCGGCGCGTTTCCCGGACTGTCCGATCTGTCCGGCGGTGTGACGACGATCGAGCTGGACGAGAACCTGGGCTGTCCCGGGGGCCGCAACGTCGCCCTGAGCAAGCTGGCGGAGTTCGGCGACGTGGATGTCGTCATCGAGCTCGACGACGACGGACTCCTGGTCGACAACGGGGTGTTCCGCAAGGTCCAGGAGCTGTTCGCCGCCGATCCGCGGCTCGGCATCGTCGGCTTCCGGATCGCCGACGAGCACGGCGAGACCCAGCGCCGTCACGTACCGCGCCTGCGCGCCGCCGATCCGATGCGGCGCGGACCGGTCACCGCGTTCCTGGGCGGCGGCCACGCCCTCTCCATGGAGATGCTCGCCCGGACGGGGCCCTGGCCGGCGGAGTTCTTCTTCACGCACGAGGAGACGGACCTGTCCTGGCGGGCGCTCGACGCGGGCTGGAAGATCCTCTACGAGCCCGATCTGCTGCTCCAGCACCCCAAGACCTCCCCCGCCCGTCACTCCGTCTACTACCGGATGACGGCCCGCAACCGGGTCTGGCTGGCCCGCCGGAACCTGCCCCTCCCCCTGGTTCCGGCCTACCTGGGCACCTGGACCCTCCTCACCGTGGCCCGCACCCGGTCGGCGACGGGTCTGCGCGCCTGGGCCGGCGGCTTCGCCGAAGGTGTCCGTACCCCGTGCGGACGAAGGCAGCCGATGCGGTGGCGCACGGTGTGGCAGATGACGAAACTGGGACGGCCGCCGGTCATCTGA